In the Pseudoalteromonas sp. A25 genome, ATAACGCTCGTGCTCTGACTGCAAGTCCACACCCCACTTAACAGGGAATTCAAACTTTTTACCACAGTCTTTGAGAATTTCAATTGCATCAGTGTAGTCAACTTGTGCAAAGTCTTTCTCAACAAACTCTTCTAGGCGTGAGATAGCGCTCTTTTCGATACGCTGAGCAAAAAACTCCATATCATCACGACGCTCTTCTAATACCGCTTTGAATACATACTTAAGCATGCTCTCAGCAAGTTTTGCAATGTCTTCTAGATCAGCAAATGCAACTTCAGGCTCTACCATCCAAAACTCGGCTAAGTGGCGAGAAGTATGTGAGTTTTCGGCACGGAACGTTGGTCCGAATGTGTAGATTTTTGACATTGCACTGGCATATGTTTCACCATTTAGCTGACCAGATACCGTTAAAAATGCTTCTTTACCAAAGAAATCTTCTGAGTAGTCAACTTCGCCTTTATCTGTGCGCGGCAAGTTGTTCATATCAAGTGTCGATACACGGAACATTTCACCAGCACCTTCACAGTCACTTGCTGTGATAATAGGGGTGCTGATCCACATGTAGCCTTGCTCATGGAAGAAACGGTGAATGGCTTGTGATAGACAGTTACGAACACGTGTCACTGCACCAATGACGTTAGTACGAGGACGAAGGTGAGCATGCTCACGCAAATATTCGATACTGTGACGCTTTGCTGCCATTGGGTAAGTGTCTGGGTTTTCTACCCAACCAAGCACTTCAACTGAGTTTGCTTGAATTTCGAATGCCTGACCTTGACCTTCAGATTTTACTA is a window encoding:
- the asnS gene encoding asparagine--tRNA ligase — translated: MSHIAITELLKGTVAVDSQVTVKGWIRTRRDSKAGISFLAVHDGSCFDPIQAVVPNSLNNYDEVTRLTAGCSVKVTGVLVKSEGQGQAFEIQANSVEVLGWVENPDTYPMAAKRHSIEYLREHAHLRPRTNVIGAVTRVRNCLSQAIHRFFHEQGYMWISTPIITASDCEGAGEMFRVSTLDMNNLPRTDKGEVDYSEDFFGKEAFLTVSGQLNGETYASAMSKIYTFGPTFRAENSHTSRHLAEFWMVEPEVAFADLEDIAKLAESMLKYVFKAVLEERRDDMEFFAQRIEKSAISRLEEFVEKDFAQVDYTDAIEILKDCGKKFEFPVKWGVDLQSEHERYLAEEHFKAPVVIKNYPRDIKAFYMRQNEDGKTVAAMDVVAPGIGEIIGGSQREERLDVLDARLEEMGLNKEDYSWYRDLRRYGTVPHSGFGLGFERLVAYVTGMGNVRDVIAFPRTKGSATY